The following DNA comes from Camelina sativa cultivar DH55 chromosome 14, Cs, whole genome shotgun sequence.
TGCCTAttggtttttctttgtgtaGTGCGTCTGCGTTCTTTGTGACTCAGACTTTGCGTGCACTATCACGAGACGGAAGGACGGTAATAGCATCGATCCATCAACCGAGCAGTGAGGTTTTTGAGTTGTTTGATCGGTTGTATCTGCTTTCTGGAGGCAAAACTGTTTACTTTGGTCAAGCTTCAGATGCATATGAGGcaagaaaccaaaccgaaagAAAATACTGTATGGTTTCTCTGAAGAAATCTTGGAATCTGATCCgtgtttttgcttttgattgCAGTTCTTTGCACAAGCCGGGTTTCCATGTCCTGCTTTAAGGAACCCTTCTGATCATTTCCTGAGATGCATAAACTCAGACTTTGACAAAGTTAGAGCCACTTTGAAAGGTTCTATGAAGCTAAGGGTACATAAAAACCTTCCCCTTTTAACTGATTTCAATTCTCTGCAAGACTCATTTGCTGATGGACTTGTTATTCTACTTCCCAGTTCGAAGCAAGCGACGATCCGTTGGAGAAAATTACCACAACTGAAGCTATTAGGCTCCTGATTGACTATTACCACACTTCTGACCACTACTACACAGCAAAGGCTAAAGTTGAGGAGATATCCCAATTTGTAAGTACTAATATATACTTTTCTCGAGCTTTTGTTTGATGTTAGGACGTGTCACTGGTTTCTCTAAACCCGTTtcctcgtttttttttgtttacagaaaGGGACTATTCTTGACTCTGGTGGCAGTCAGGCTAGTTTCCTTCTGCAGACCTATACCTTAACTAAGCGATCCTTCATCAACATGTCAAGGGACTTTGGATATTACTGGCTACGACTTCTTATTTACATCTTGGTCACCGTCTGCATTGGAACCATATATCTGAACGTTGGGACAAGCTACAGCGCCATTCTGGTATTTGCTAATATCATCTATTGGAGAACAACTCAAGCAAGTTTTTATCTTACCTCTCACCATATCCGTTCTTTTGCTGTTTGTGAAAATCAGGCACGGGGCTCGTGCGCGTCTTTTGTCTTTGGATTTGTAACCTTCATGTCAATTGGTGGATTTCCTTCTTTTGTTGAAGACATGAAGGTTAGTTTAGCCACTCCAGCAGTTTTCTTGCGAATGAACCAAACGGTTTTGTTAAAACTGAAACTGATTGCAGGTATTCCAAAGAGAGAGACTAAACGGGCACTATGGAGTAGCTGCGTTTGTGATAGCCAACACATTATCTGCAACACCATTTCTGATCATGATAACTTTCATCTCCGGGACAATCTGTTACTTCATGGTGGGTCTGCATCCAGGATTCACTCACTACCTCTTCTTTGTTCTCTGCCTTTATGGAAGTGTCACCGTTGTGGAGAGCTTAATGATGGCGATAGCTAGTATTGTTCCCAACTTCCTCATGGGTATCATCATCGGAGCTGGAATCCAGGTGCTCTCCCAAACACATTCATCATAAACTTTTTcgttattttcattttgtttcacTTTCTAAAGCAGAAGAGACGCTCTTCCTAAATCTGTTTGTCTCTACTTCTGTTTCAGGGCATCTTCATGCTGGTTTCTGGATTCTTTAGGCTTCCAAATGACATCCCCAAACCTTTCTGGCGTTATCCAATGTCATACATCAGCTTCCACTTCTGGGCTCTACAAGTAATATTgttgaaacaagaaaaagtttCATATCAGCTCATCATCATGTGATAATAATGGCAGAGAGctaatattgttttgttttgcttgttctcCAGGGTCAGTACCAGAATGATCTGAGAGGCTTGATGTTTGACAGCCAGGGGAGTGCTTTCAAGATTTCAGGTGAATACGTTCTGGAGAACGTCTTCCAGATCGACGTGAACCGATCAAAATGGATTAACCTCAGTGTGATTCTTAGCATGATTATCATCTACcgcatcatcttcttcattatgATTAAGACCAACGAGGATGTTACGCCTTGGATCAGAGGTTACATAGCACGCAGAAGGATGAAGCAGAAGAATGGAACTCAGAACACCACAGTTGCACCGGATGGTCTTACCCAGTCCCCTTCTCTGAGAAATTACATTGCTACACAAACAGGTGGAGCTCGCAGATGGTAGAGTTTTGAGCTTGTGTTTGAAGACATTTCAAGAAGGTTGATCAAAGCATAGCCACCATATTTCACTAGGCCTGCAATATCAAAACTCAATGTAATGTGAGAGCAGAGAAAGTTGAGTGtgttagttatagaaaatattaaatgacGGATTTGTCTAAAATAATCactacatttcttttttctactTTGCTAGTAACAAGCGCCATCTTGTTACATTATACAGTTTGCATTGTGCTGCAATTACAGCTGGTATATTAAGTTGTGAATTGCTGCAAGCTTTGTTTGTACATGTTGAAATGAAAATTGAGTTCTGACAAGTTTCACACCCGAAGAACCTCAAAGAATGACTAGTAGTTCTTCCTGGAACAAGCTTTTGATTATTAACTTCTT
Coding sequences within:
- the LOC104740483 gene encoding ABC transporter G family member 11-like, with amino-acid sequence MEIEASRQQTTVPVSSGGGNFPVGGLSPLSEVIWREKAPTEFVGDVSARLTWQDLTVMVTMGDGGTQNVLEGLTGYAEPGSLTALMGPSGSGKSTMLDALASRLAANAFLSGTVLLNGRKTKLSFGTAAYVTQDDNLIGTLTVRETIWYSARVRLPDKMLRSEKRALVERTIIEMGLQDCADTVIGNWHLRGISGGEKRRVSIALEILMRPRLLFLDEPTSGLDSASAFFVTQTLRALSRDGRTVIASIHQPSSEVFELFDRLYLLSGGKTVYFGQASDAYEFFAQAGFPCPALRNPSDHFLRCINSDFDKVRATLKGSMKLRFEASDDPLEKITTTEAIRLLIDYYHTSDHYYTAKAKVEEISQFKGTILDSGGSQASFLLQTYTLTKRSFINMSRDFGYYWLRLLIYILVTVCIGTIYLNVGTSYSAILARGSCASFVFGFVTFMSIGGFPSFVEDMKVFQRERLNGHYGVAAFVIANTLSATPFLIMITFISGTICYFMVGLHPGFTHYLFFVLCLYGSVTVVESLMMAIASIVPNFLMGIIIGAGIQGIFMLVSGFFRLPNDIPKPFWRYPMSYISFHFWALQGQYQNDLRGLMFDSQGSAFKISGEYVLENVFQIDVNRSKWINLSVILSMIIIYRIIFFIMIKTNEDVTPWIRGYIARRRMKQKNGTQNTTVAPDGLTQSPSLRNYIATQTGGARRW